Proteins encoded within one genomic window of Humulus lupulus chromosome 1, drHumLupu1.1, whole genome shotgun sequence:
- the LOC133812625 gene encoding uncharacterized protein LOC133812625 — MTMSLWWRRGYTTAHALTDKKWDAIVVGGGHNGLVAAAYLARGGLSVALLERRHLIGGAAVTEELIPGFKFSRCSYLLSLLRPSIVKELDLVRHGLKLLKPIASSFTPCVDGRYLLLGLNEEHDHSELSKFSKLDADAFPRYESQLLKFCKFMDFIMDSRTPESLQGDSSLNKKLRDKWQKSIFWSSCLEHVLSLGQKDMVEFIDILLSPTSKVLNKWFESDVHKATLAADAIIGSMVSIHTSGSGYVLLHHVMGETDGDRNIWSHVEGGMGSLSLAISNAAKEAGVHIVTEAEVSQLMIEDSGAVNGVIMADGTQLHSSFVLSNATPYKTFVDLVPRGILPDEFLCAIKNSDYSSGTTKINVAVDRLPHFQCCRLSHPEVGPQHTATIRIGCESMEEIDSACQDARNGIPSRRPVMEMTIPSSLDKTISPPGKHVVSLFTQYTPYKPADGSWEDPSYRESYARKCFHMIDKYAPGFSSSVIGYDLLTPPDLEREFGLTGGNIFHGAMGLESLFLLRPVKGWSNYRTPVRGLYMCGSGSHPGGGVTGAPGRNAALAVLQDINKFL; from the exons ATGACCATGTCGTTGTGGTGGAGAAGAGGTTACACTACCGCACACGCGCTCACGGACAAGAAATGGGACGCCATTGTCGTTGGCGGAGGTCACAACGGCCTCGTCGCCGCCGCTTACTTAGCACGTGGCGGCCTCTCCGTCGCCCTCCTCGAGAGGCGCCACCTCATCGGCGGCGCCGCTGTAACTGAGGAGCTCATTCCCGGCTTTAAGTTCTCTCGTTGTAGCTACCTCCTCAGCCTTCTCCGACCTTCCATTGTCAA GGAACTAGATTTGGTTAGACATGGATTGAAGTTATTGAAACCTATAGCTTCTTCGTTTACTCCTTGTGTTGATGGGCGTTATCTTCTTTTGGGGCTTAATGAAGAACATGATCACTCAGAATTATCCAAGTTCTCAAAACTGGATGCTGATGCTTTTCCAAG ATATGAAAGTCAACTGCTAAAGTTCTGTAAATTCATGGATTTCATTATGGATTCGCGTACCCCAGAAAGTTTACAAGGGGATTCATCTTTGAACAAGAAGCTTAGAGACAAGTGGCAGAAATCTATTTTCTGGTCTAGTTGTTTGGAGCATGTTCTCTCTTTAGGCCAAAAAGATATGGT GGAATTTATAGACATATTGTTGTCCCCAACATCGAAGGTTCTGAACAAGTGGTTTGAG TCTGATGTACACAAGGCAACTCTTGCAGCAGATGCTATCATAGGGAGTATG GTAAGTATTCATACTTCTGGGAGTGGATACGTTCTGCTACATCATGTGATGGGTGAAACTGATGGGGATCGTAATATTTGGTC GCATGTTGAAGGTGGGATGGGTTCTCTTTCACTGGCCATAAGTAATGCTGCTAAAGAAGCTGGGGTCCATATAGTCACAGAGGCAGAG GTTTCGCAATTGATGATTGAAGACTCTGGCGCCGTAAATGGG GTAATTATGGCTGATGGGACACAGCTGCACTCTTCATTTGTTTTATCCAATGCAACCCCGTACAAGACTTTCGTG GATTTAGTGCCTCGTGGTATTCTTCCTGATGAATTTCTTTGTGCTATTAAGAACTCAGACTACAGCTCT GGAACTACAAAAATTAATGTCGCTGTTGATAGATTGCCCCATTTTCAGTGTTGCAGACTGAGTCACCCAGAGGTGGGTCCACAGCATACAGCTACCATTCGCATAGGTTGTGAAAG TATGGAGGAGATTGATTCAGCTTGTCAAGATGCTCGGAATGGCATACCATCACGAAGACCTGTTATGGAGATGACAATTCCTTCTTCATTGGACAAGACAATATCTCCTCCTG GCAAGCATGTGGTCAGCTTGTTTACACAATACACACCTTACAAACCCGCAGATGGTAGCTGGGAAGATCCTTCATACAGA GAATCATATGCACGTAAATGTTTTCACATGATTGACAAATACGCCCCGGGCTTCAGCTCATCTGTCATTGGCTACGATTTGTTGACACCCCCTGATCTTGAAAGAGAATTTGGACTGACAG GAGGTAATATTTTTCATGGTGCTATGGGGTTGGAATCACTTTTCCTGCTGCGACCTGTGAAAGGATG GTCAAATTATAGGACGCCAGTAAGAGGGTTGTATATGTGCGGCAGTGGATCACATCCTGGTGGTGGTGTTACGGGTGCACCTGGTCGGAATGCTGCATTAGCTGTTCTTCAGGATATTAACAAGTTTTTATGA